gaaacaACATAGCACAATTTGTTACTATTGGTGGAATTGTTTACAAagcttctaaaaataaattaatacggAGGAGCTCTTCATTGAAacgtatgtatattattattgtatatctttttttattatttaaatgtatataatcttttcatttataaatatatattgcattaattttttatatttaggaAAACGATTAATTGGTGGAAAGAATGATAAACTTAATGTTGCTGtcaatgaaaaaaaacaacgaaaCAATAAAGAAACTTTAAATCGCAAATTAGAGACAAATATCACTAATAAAACAAGATTTATTTCCAACATATCGCCGAAAGCTACTTACAAAAACAGCATTaggtattataatatatattattatttaagccTGCATACAGacttattgatttttaatacaaatcaattttttttatagtaacaaAGCAAAACAAAGAAGCATACgaattttgcgaaataaaatgcataaaaataatcagcCATGCTTGATATTTCAACGATTTGGATCTTgtccaaatattaaaaatgggGTATGTCCCAAACGACATGACAAAAAGCAAGTGTCGCTTTGCAAAAggtatatcattaatattaaaattactatgtttatatgaaacatataaaattatatatattacatttctaatataaggcgagattttttgaacaacatttaataaaaacttaaattggacaacattttaaatatcattagaTTTCTTCAAGGAAAGTGTTTCTTAGACAAATGTCTTTTATCACATGATGTTGGTCCTGAGAAGATGCCTACATGCAAGTACTTCCTCGATGGCTGTTGCACAAGAGATGCTTGTCCTTATCTTCACGTCAAAGTCTCTTCAAATACTTCCATCTGTATCGATTTTCTACAAGGATATTGTGCTATGGGAAATAAGGTAATCAAGGTCTTTTATTCCTTTTCTTTTACACTTTAATTAATCACTTTATAGCAAttgtaatcaaattttttttattataattacttgtatttaattcattatttgctataataaatataatttattatgtaatttaaaaaatcacaaattacCCTTAACAAATTTATGTTGGTATATGATTTATGCAATAACTTCTAATGCTATTAACTCTACCATGTAACTCGCGCATACGAGTCTGAGGCTATTAAtgtaaagaaacaaatatattatcttatgATAACAAAAAAACCATAGATAAACGTCACTGCAACAAGTGGCTTATgcaaatgatataatattttaaagaagtTTATTGCAAAGAATGAATATTGATCTATTTATTTGCAGTGTCAACGGCGTCATGAAAATCTTTGTCCTGAATTCCACAAATCGGGGATTTGCAGCAAAGGTGAGTGTTGTCCTTATCCTCATAAATCGCATTCTACTCCTGAAAAAAACGCTAAGTATCTAAACAAAACGCGCGATGTACAAAAACACAAAGCCACATTCGCTACCAAGGATGATTCCTCAAATCCAGAAAGCAGATTAAGGTATTATGAAATAACTGATGATTTATCTGAAGAtcttgagaaaaaaaaggaaacgtTAACCGTAGATTCaacaaagcaaataaaaattaacaaaataaacgaAGTGAATAAGTCTATGGTTAACGAAGATACAGAAATAACGACTTCTCATTATggcataaaaagaaaaaaaatttccattagTTATATCCCTATTGAttcctttttataaatttttatgcatatgtaatatcaataaatattttttgaaatttatgcaatattaattattgtattaatatatatatatatatatatatatacctaatgatatatttaaataaaagtatttatatatttagaaatgtcatttcttcattattatatttagagattttttttatacagtgcatacattgcaaaatttaagttaaactaatgaattaaatgttccacaattttttatttacttattgaaactgtatacaaaaaattttctctttattatactttataaataactttcatGCTTAAGTGCTGTAGCTATAAGTTGatatatctaaattaatttaagtaaGTATCTAAAATGATAATTCTAGATACATTTCTTATATGAGTAGTCGGTTATCTTGGATGTATCATAAATGtgtatcttaaatattaattatatatgtatattttgtaaatatattataaattcaataaaaaaatttatcagttttctaaatattatgtGTTAATGAAAGTGAATTAtctgtaataataaacaaaaatttttatgacaaattatatacatttatatataatgttagaaattctttgaatttctctttctttttttattcataatggCATACGAAATCAAAAAACGATATCAAGAAAAtagtgaaatataatattatataaactaaaTGAACaacgttataaattatttttaaatttgaatattaatatagacGCATACCGATTTTAAAACACttaatattactattaaaagatattgcatttatttattggttGCACGGCGACGaagagtatataaaaattcgtaaaatagATCTAGGATATGCTAGGACGAGTAATAATTTCACTGGGAATAGTGAATGTTTAATGTTGAATGAAGGGTAAGTACTCGTTTTTCATTATTGTAGTGATTAAaactttatgattaaaaaattaagaaatttgatGTGTGAGAAGGAGAATACAATTGAATAAtcctttaaaaaaacttggtGGAATAAGAGGAAGTAATCTAAGTtggtgaaatatttaaaggtCATTTTAGACAAAGAGTTCACCTAGAAAATATCTGGAAAATTTGTGTGAAaatgtttatacatatttctgAATGTTAAGAAAACCGCATCCCATCTTTGATTAGATTTAAGAGTTGaaaacaaagataattaattGGCTGTAAACTGCAATTCTTCATTCTAAGCTACATATACTGTTATGTGATGTCTAAGATGAAAAACATAAGATAATGTAAGATACTGCTTGGTCAAAGCAGTACTTGAGAATATTGGAAATCGGTCTAATAATTTAGTTGGACTTAAAGATCATATGATATGTGAAACATATCATTGACTGGCGATGTTGAATATTGAGCTATCTCATggttcatatttttttaccgaTCCTTAGCGTTCTTCTTTGGCACTAACTTCGAACGTGGAATGAAAAAACACAGACTTACACTCCGCAAGCGTATCCTctggtataaaaaaatcactcattattattatttatatcttttttaggTCTTTCAATTGGTCtttatatttgcttttttcCTTAATTGGAACTTGTATTATTCAATTGCAATATACAAGAAAATAGAGTTAAGTTTTGTACAgttatacatagaatattaatatattataaatataatatacgatGTAAAAtctgtgtaaaaattgtttcgtgttcaaatttgtatttatatattttattgtatgagtatttaaataaaaatttaaataaatataaataattaatatttatttggcaTAAACATCACtagtgtatatattttttataagtaacaaaataaatcgCATAATTTTCATCTCAGTCTTTATCAGAATTTTAATCTGTATCTCATCGTCTTCGTACGAGTTAGAAAAATCTAAATTCTCGCCtttgtttctattttctatgataaatttcttttagtgtataaaataatagtttatacatataaattgtaatacaaatttttactacatgtatacattatatatataaaacgatTATAACagccatttttctttttctattattgcATAGAAATTTACAtagtatacaatatattataaatatctttgttaataccatacaagaaataaatatgtaaagacaaaccagaaataattattatctatttatgaACTGACAAATAAAGAaacgaatttaataaaaaatttcttaacagCTAGCGATATAGAACGTTTGAATCAGTGAAATAAATGctaaattaatctaaaaattttaaagcaatttttgtGAAAGCTgatattacttaaaaaaatattagatatcttgcacagaagttataaaatttgtttttcactTGTATATAAGAATCCAATTTGTTGAATGATTATAAGCTAATAGAATAGgattatgtaataacaaagatACATTAGTTTTATTAACACATGCTGATACCACTAACCATTGCTCAAGCCAGCTTCTCATATTTTCTATAGACATATTTGTAGGATTTACACCTCTAAAGGATAATgcctgaaaaataaattaataacaaagtaattttccatatgttttatgtaaaacaagatttattgaaataattccaTATTGATGTTGTGAGgaataatctttaaaataagcaaaatagaaataaattacattataaaaataatgataatataccAGTGTAGCTTTTTGtgacaatatataataaaataaataattaaattctttcatACTAGTGCACATGTTTTTTAGTATTCTGTAAGTAcagttaataaaaagtatctaCCCATCGCATTGCTTCGTTAGGCATCGCCTTTACTCCTCCCTCCTGCACAATTGCACGATCCATTCGCAATATTAGCATACCTCTTTCCATCAAcctttttcttttgaaaggTCTCCACAAAGACATACCATGTATTGCTAATAATTCTTTCTAAAGACATAAAAATActtgcatataatttatagaacaatttttttaataaaacatcagtcagttataattaatacatctAATCTCACCATGTGTTTTCTTTTAAGATTATCAAGAGAATATGGTGGGCCTGAAAAGAGCTCAGAACAAGCTATAATATTCTTAGTAGTTGGATGTGTGCCGCTTCCCAGACAAGCTATAGCATCTCGCCACTTTATTTTGAGCGTTTGATCCTTGATTGTCTTAAGTTCCGCCTGCATGCATCTGAATAGCGATCGATTATGCTTTAATCTCTTTTTATGATCAGATAGCATGAACTCTAGCCTCTGCTGCAGTGTCCAATAGTGAGATGTCAATAGGTAGCGCGGAAAGTAAACAGCTAAgggaaaaataatgtaatttgtaaACGGAATAGCCGACAGCAGAAACAATGGTGACAGTTTTCGCAGGTCTTTCGGCATCGTGTACATCAACTGCAACTCCTCTCGCGTCAAGCTATCCACGCCGTTTAATCCTTGTTTCTTTATCGCAGAAACGAACCTTTTCAAGTCCGTGTACACATCTTTGCTGCCGACGCTGAACACGCGATACAGCTGCATCGTACGCGGAAATTTCTGTTCCAGTGTGCGCTCATAATTCTTGATGTAATTTATGTATCTGCCAAACCAGTATTTTTTGAGGTTAGCCACCTTGCCTGGCTTATCAACGCTCTTTTCTGCTTTAACGAGACCCCGTTGTATCGCAGTACGTTTTAAAGGCGCCAACGCATTTATGCTTTCTCGTAAACATGTCCTAGATatcattttgtacattttgaGATTGATCTTTTGCTGGAACACGCTAGCCAAATAGGATACACTATCAGCTGATCCCAAGAGTCCCAAGAGTCCCAAGAGTCCCAAGAGTCTCCTTTGATCTGATGGTTTTTGCGTTAGATTCATGCATTACGCATATGTCGGACAAACCATAAAACAGTGAACTTCTTTATCGATGTTAAACTTCTTTATCGACTTTGACTCTAAAGTTTCGTACTTTCTTCACACGAGGTCTCCAAACTCGTTCCGGATTTGGCCGTCATTCCTGTCATCCGTAAAGTACTTACACTCTGCTGTTACGAagttttatatctatatagaACTGCAGCAATGAGATATaccacatacacacacgcaccaCTCACACATACGTATCTCGCTGCTACATGCTGTGCCACGTTGGCAGTCCGGTCTCTAGCGTTGCACAGTTTTCACAAATAGAGTGTAATTCCGTCAGTTTCTTGTTTCAGTATCTAACATGTAGTTATTTCCACACAGTATTGAGTgttgaaatgtaaaaatatcgtgAAAAGTTTTCGAAAGTGCGAACCAATTTCTCCACGCGGTTCGGACAATATGCTTTAGGGTGGGGCGAGGAGAAGGTCATAGTTAATCCTCGCTGTTACTTTACATTACAACTTTACATCAATCGGCGGCTATTGGCGACGATTCGCACATATCACCGAATACTAAGTACTTCAACGATCTCATTATTAGTGCTTCTTTTAATGGTGGCATAGTAGTGACAGTTTGTGGTTACGCCTAACTGCAACCTCTATGTGTGGCAATGATGTCGGACATGAATCTGCTTGATTTACTGGATGAAACGTTTTTCAAGGAAGACATTAAGAATGAGCTGTTCGTCGATCACAATTATAACGACGACGTCATAGCGGTAAGCTCCGGTTTACTCACTTTTTGTTATCCCATCTGTGAACTTCTGACACGCATGTTGCACTGCCATGCCACATCGCATTGTCAgtgattctttaaattatagaGTATATTATTGCTCGTGATACTACAAAAACATCCGTTTGACATAGAAATATTGACTAtcgatcaatttatttaataaaatatcaaaattataattaaaaacttttctatttAGTATTATCACATGTCACTATTTCATATTACCATATATCTGAACAATGTAGCAGTTTATAggattcaaatttttcaaaatttgttacTTATTTAAGTTTATGGTTAACTTTATGTTAACTTACATTAAATACTCTGTATAGTATAACTATGATAGAAAAGGATGCgttgcattatttaatttcttgaatTAGAATTGTTATATACGACTTTCTATGAGCTCGACAATTAacattatcgaaaatatattgtagCCTGTTACTGTGCATCTTGCTTAAACACTGCTAAGAATCACTAAAAGATTTACTGTATTTCATTACGTTCCATTTCTCATTTAACGTATTTCTTCATAGTAAATAAAGAGTAAGCAATCGAATATAAGAAACCTCACTTGaacatacttttaatttaaaatatttctttcaagtaaaaaaagagtaaCATTTATAAAGCGCAATAACTACGTACTTGTTAtgcaatattatcaaattaaacatAAGTTTTTGCACGAATTCGACAAGTTAAATTAATCATGTTAGAATAATTCTTTTCTCTGTGCGTAAAAAGCATTATTTATTGTCATAAATCCTGTTAAATGTCGTAATAAtacgattaataattatcgttactATCTAAAATCATACTTTCAATGAGTTTGATAACAATTTCATTTCATTATAAGaactaaatatacattttattgataaatcttATCATATCTATGTAACATATGGTGGAAATGGACGCGCACGTGGTACGCCGGCGTGCTGTGCTATCAGGAGCGAAATTCCATTCATTTACTtatgttttcttaatttaactattaattaaataaatatatttagttatgTTTCAATATTGTTATGTTTCAATTCGTAATATCGCGATCGCGCAATGTTATTCCGACAATATTGATGACGTTAggtaataaagaataaatttttctaaaatttgtcttcgaaaaatttgttttacaatttgttaTGTCAAAACATTATATCGAGAATAAAATCAACAATATTGCCGAATGcggataatatatttttcaaaagcaattttatcaaaactgATATTAGAGATCGGGCATATTTTTTGACAACTCAGTTTTTGACCAGTTaggacttttttattttttcgtacattatatagatatttaattatatcttagtgatttattttagtcaatttattttattttaaaacagagTACTACAGATAGAGATTCACTTGCGACATGTTAACGATGTTTTTCGACGAATGGAATACTTTAAACATTCAAACATTGCCGttgttcttttaaattttgtattttatctcaataatattatgtagaTTAATGCAGATTAGATGCTAAGGAGGCTaaatataacttaatattattaaaatcgttttttcgatctcaaaaaattaacatatggTACTAACTGCCCACGTGCATAATTGTGCTAAACCGTTAAAATGAGCGTTGTACGATATTGTGCTTGTCTGCAATTAACTAACAATAAACTGAAAAactttaaatgaattttttggCATAACAAAAAACAgccttttattaatattttttcatatgaCAGTTTTTGtttgtgatttatttgtaaatatccGCATGTGATAGATGTTATATGATAGCATCGAAC
This genomic window from Linepithema humile isolate Giens D197 chromosome 5, Lhum_UNIL_v1.0, whole genome shotgun sequence contains:
- the ZC3H3 gene encoding zinc finger CCCH domain-containing protein 3; translation: MEFKMLNEINRLKNQIEQYQQKVNLLDTEKISCPNKSFNFEKSKVYPNIKNPVNNSVSNTKILPHKSTNNVYVKSQLCTTNVHVNPNFKPQNATVHINPNIHTKSLIHINPKIMNNIANSNQNLQNNTSMTNLSTTKTLIDNNTIHKNVKRSIYVNPTLMKKLSSSSEGKLISNKESIIKEQSICSRLKCAKSIDYRKKTNNSSIVLLSQRKLVRITRTIKNTSKISPLSQYRLSKSAELIQKRSKTISPKTVKVKPLLNNTLQSVNTNSNLLKLNINKSPNKSKVTKYKIDRTTLYVPKSKRVDRSQTKIINNIAQFVTIGGIVYKASKNKLIRRSSSLKRKRLIGGKNDKLNVAVNEKKQRNNKETLNRKLETNITNKTRFISNISPKATYKNSISNKAKQRSIRILRNKMHKNNQPCLIFQRFGSCPNIKNGVCPKRHDKKQVSLCKRFLQGKCFLDKCLLSHDVGPEKMPTCKYFLDGCCTRDACPYLHVKVSSNTSICIDFLQGYCAMGNKCQRRHENLCPEFHKSGICSKGECCPYPHKSHSTPEKNAKYLNKTRDVQKHKATFATKDDSSNPESRLRYYEITDDLSEDLEKKKETLTVDSTKQIKINKINEVNKSMVNEDTEITTSHYGIKRKKISISYIPIDSFL
- the LOC105673209 gene encoding LETM1 domain-containing protein 1 → MNLTQKPSDQRRLLGLLGLLGLLGSADSVSYLASVFQQKINLKMYKMISRTCLRESINALAPLKRTAIQRGLVKAEKSVDKPGKVANLKKYWFGRYINYIKNYERTLEQKFPRTMQLYRVFSVGSKDVYTDLKRFVSAIKKQGLNGVDSLTREELQLMYTMPKDLRKLSPLFLLSAIPFTNYIIFPLAVYFPRYLLTSHYWTLQQRLEFMLSDHKKRLKHNRSLFRCMQAELKTIKDQTLKIKWRDAIACLGSGTHPTTKNIIACSELFSGPPYSLDNLKRKHMKELLAIHGMSLWRPFKRKRLMERGMLILRMDRAIVQEGGVKAMPNEAMRWALSFRGVNPTNMSIENMRSWLEQWLVVSACVNKTNVSLLLHNPILLAYNHSTNWILIYK